The genomic region GAGTGCTAAACCTGATACTGTATATAAGAGAGAGAGAGAGAGAGAGAGAGAGAGAGAGAGAGAGAGAGAGAGAGAGAGAGAGAGTAGTAGGTAGTAAGTAGTAGTANNNNNNNNNNNNNNNNNNNNGAGAGAGAGAGAGATGCAATGGTGTTAAAAGATTGTATCATGTTGTTGCGGGACTTGGTATCCAATAGATGTTCGACAGGAAGTTAATGTAAATTTCAAACACTATGCATGAAACTTCCATATGTGGATCATTGATGTTTTCCCACGTACTATCACTTTCTCGTGAAGTAGATGTTGAAATAAAGGACCGGTGTTAACGTATTCCGGTGGGCGAATATATTTGTTCATTCACTTAATTTTTAGGTTAATGATTTCATTTTAATTAAATTTCGCTAAGTAAAATTATCATAGTCTCCAAGACTCCAACTAATCATATTAGTCGGTAACTAGATTAATGGTTCAGAAATATGGTAAATAGACATGTTAATTGGCTTCTTGTGACATCAAGTATATATTCGTATTCATGTATAAAAAGAACCGTCTAGCCCAAGGCCATTATATATAAGAAGAAGTTCCTAGCCTCGCTAGCATATAGCAATTCTCAAGCTAGAACAAACAGGCAAAGGGAGTAGAAATAGCTAGCAGCCAGAATGGAAAATACAAAGATCGAATCATACTATTGTTTCATGAACTATGATCCTCAATACGCTCTCCTTCGATCTAATCAGTCAGTTCTATCTACAACTTCTTTGATTAATTAATTTGCTACTCTTTAACTAACGTAGTTCGTGTTATTTCTCTTCTTCTTCTTCTTCTTCTTCTCCTTCTTCTTCTTCTTCTCCTTCTTCATGATGATGGGCTACTTATTTCTACTTATGTTTGTATGTATGTATATATAGAAGAAAGAAAGGGAGGTCAGATGAGCTGGACATGTATCTGAGCCGGAAGCATGATGAGGTTTTGGAAAGCACCCTCGAACCAGGAACTTACAGGAAGACAGAGTCTCTTGTTATTGTAGATGGCTTTGCTGTGGAAATTACTGAGGACCAGGTCAATATATATATTTACAGACACTCAGATTTACATGAGGCACTGCTAATGTTGGTTGCATTTCTTCTTTTCTGTGTTCTAGTTCATAAGTAAACTCACAATAAGTTCTTTCATGCTTTGACAGGCGAGTAAGCTTAGATCTGCAAAGGGAGTGAGAGTAGTTGAGAAAAACGAAGAGATTGCTTAACAAGGGAAGGGCCAAGTTAAGTAGCTACAGAGAAGTAGAGATCGATCAGTGTGAATAAATGTGAAATGGGTTCGGACGAGTTTAATTGCTGGTAATTTGTATCAACGTACGAAGATTTGTATGAGATGATCGAGTTTATTTATGGGTTAATTTGCTATTATAATATCATGTAATATTATTGTAGTCTAAAGATATTTATGGGTTCTCTCTCTTTCCTCTCTGTGTTATATATGACTTGTTGGAGTGGTACGTACTAGGTTGTCCATCATACAACACATTCATCCTGCAGGATTCTAACAATGCAAGTTATATATGCAATGAGGTTCAGATCACATTCTCAATTACATGGTACATATATATGATAATTTTGTTTTTCTAGCTAATGCTCTCGAAGCTCATAATTAAGTAGAGCTCACGTTCCTTGTTTCATCACCCCGGCGTTGATATATTCAACTAGTCATACTACAGAGACGTTTGTTTTCTACAATGTATTTGAAATCTCAGAAGAAGAGAGAGCGCTCTTCATTATAGTACGAGTTTCTTTTCTACAATATTCGAAATATCAGAATTTCGGATTGCAAGAACCGAATTGTACGTACGACGTACGTATATGATCATCATATGTATGTACCCAAGCTTAACTGTGAACACATGATTTATTTCGATAAAATTTTCTGTCTTTGATAAAATTTAGGTCCCTAAGTAAAATACAATAGTACTCCAACAATGAAACTCATTGGCTACAGTACGTAGATTCTTTGGCTAGCTAGAAGATAAATAATCAATCTGGGGCTAGCTAGCTAGCACTTGCAAGGCGAATAGATTCCTTTCCTTTTCTTGTTGTATGATTTGAGGAAGGCCCTCCCGGCCCCGGGCCTGCTGCTGCATGCTGATGAAGAAGCTAGCTAGCACCTAGCAGTACGTAGTATACTGATATGACTGGTGCAGCAGCTGCACTTTATCCAGTTTAGGTTATAATGCAGCATCGCAGAAATGGCTGTACCATAGATACCTTCTATTTTTCAACAAAGTTTGAGCAACTCGGCTGTCATGGATTCTCTACCTCATGTGCTAGCGAGCTGGTGATCATCACTTACACTCCATCTTCCACATTCAACAGTGGTAGCTAGCTAGCTGCTGTCACATATTCACATGCACTCAACTCTATCTGCTTCGCTTCTCAGTACTTCAATTTTTACCCTAGCTTCATTTAGGTCATCTTCCCTTACGTTTCTTTTTCACACATATATCGATCAAAATGCCATTGATCGTTTCGATATTGCATTAAGGATATATAACACATATATAACAGTATATATACAAAAGCTTTAAGCTGTAATGGAGAGATTGATCTTAGGTGCGGTAATTTTTATTGATGTACATATTACCAAGCTCGATTGATTGATAGCGACTGAAACCGAGCGTTTCAATTAAAATTTTTTTTTATCAATTGTAGTATATAGCAAATAAGGGTATCGTTATAAAAGCCGGGGATTGAGGGTACCTTTACAATTATGTTATTATAAAACAAGAGAAAATAGAATATTATAGTACTAGAGATATGAGGTTTTGTGATTATAAATAAGAGAAAATAAAGAAACAAAATAAAACAGAAAAGATCAGATGGATGAGATGTTAGAGACTTAGAAATCCACCACCAATTATGTTTCAAGACATGTTAACAACCAAAACTTCAATCATTAAGTCACAAATCGGTATCAATCAAGAACAAACCGTGAACGCACTGCGTAAGTCCTTATTACTTCCCTTGAATACTTAAGCAAGATGAACGCACCATTACTAAGCCTTTAGAATAACCGATCAAGATATAGACGTTATCCTATCAACAAATTATTCTAAGCATTAAGATCAATGAAAGTTTGATTGAACAAGTATGAAAAACTAGTGTGGAACGCCTACCTAGCATGCAATCCTTTTTATTTGGTTTCACCTATTGTCCTATAGGTTTCACTACTTTGAACTAAGCCGTATTAACCGTTTAGGAGATTAAACAACCTAATTCTAGCCCCACTCACAAGTTCATAATGTTCTATGTTGCGCATACATGAACATAAACAAGCAAGAGTTCCCCATAAACCAAAACCAAATAAACAATTTGAAAGACTCAATAATTTGAAACCAAGGTTCAAAACAATATTTAAAACATTCTTGGGGCTTCAAACCTTGCCCCTAACTAAGAGAATTCAGCCACACATGGCTGCGAAATCATACAAAGAGAATAAAAGATGACAAATGAAAGATAAATCGTGAATGATGGAGAGATCAATGATGGCTTGGTGGCTTCTTTGTGCGAGTTCGCAACTATGGAGGTTCTGATGATGATGAGATCGCTGGCCTCCTTCAATCTTCACGTCCTCCCCCTATTTTCTGCTGTGATTAGGGTTATAAAACCCTCAAAACTCGTCCATGGGCTTGCCAATGTGGTTTGGGCCTCAAAATAGAAGTTTTGGTCAAAATCAGAAATTCGGGCAGACTGGCATTCGGCCACTCAAACGGTCATAACTTCTTCTCCAAAATAGGTATTGACAATCCGTAAAAAGTTCTGGAAAGTAGACTCCTGTAGCTTTCTATTGATATATAGTCACATCTCTTGGATCGTTGTGAACTGATCACAATCTTCTGTCAAAATTGACTGGCGATTTCTAGCAGATTTTTTGATTTCTTTCCTTACACAACATGGATTCATTTTCCTTCAAGATTTCACCTTTTCGTCTCTTTTGGGCTCCTCGGCTTTATTTATGACCTAAAATCACAAACTTAGTTAATATGAATATTGTTAAAGGAATTACATAACTAAATAGGGTCGGAAATACATTATAAACATAGCACTTTGTGCTCCTATCATTGATCAATTGGTTGGACATAACCAAAGGGTAACTAGCAAGCTAGCACCAGTATGTGACCAGTTCAGCTTAGTTTTAACTTTTAACTGCAAATACTTTCTGAGATTGGCTGATACTAAGGTACACTTGGACAGCTTGATAATTGTCATTTTCAGATAGGTTACAATTTTAACTCGGGTTGAGTGTTAATTCGATTCATACAATTAATTACTTGAGTTTGAGCTAAGTATACATTGTAATTGAGTACTAATTCGACCGTGTTGACCTACCTGAGTTTAGCTAACCTACATGCAACTACTGGCCGGAATTATATGGATTCACGTCTTTGAATTGACTGTATGTACATACAGATAATGCTATCTCGATCGGTTAATGGTGTAACTTTTAAAATAAGCAGTTTTTGAATTTTTACCAAACATATTTTATTGCTTAATTTTGTAATTAAAGCACCTTTTGACACCTTATACGAGCATAAGCTATGACAAAGTGCGCTTAAAGAGTTTTGACTTACAGCTAACAACTTGGAAAGTGAACGGGAATGAAATTTTATAAGAACTTTTCGTTTCGATGTTTGGTAACACAAAGAAAGTCATTGGGAAAGTTTATAATTATAATAATAAAATATTGAGTTATGAGTAATAAATGCAGGAAAAGAATGAATGAAATCCTAAATGCAAGAAAAGAAGGAAGAAAAGTGGTTCATTTTGATTTTGGAAGGAACTACTTTCCCCCACATTTTCCTTTCAATCAGGATAGTGTTTCATTTCATTCTGCTTCCCCAAACGCAGGAAAAAAAACAATTTTTATTTCCTGATGCATACTTTCCGCGAAACAAACTAGACTTAAGTTATGAGTTTGAAACTTTTGACAATGCTTCAACTAAGAAATTCTAAGCTGGAGACAATCTGGATTCGGGTAGTGCCATGGCCATCTCTTACATTTGATTAACAATGAAAAACTCTTGTGTGTTATCGAATAGTGTATTCATAACAATATCGCCGTTTCGTGAGTGTGTTGTTATTTTTTGGTGATCCAGTCATCCGGACCATTAAATTTGTCTGACTGAACCCATGGACATAAGTACTACCGGGCTTTTTGAATACGGATTGGGCTAGACATTGGCCCAAACCATTTCCATTTCCTTTTTCCGTTTCCCGTCGTTTCACTGTTTCTCAGATCACCAATAATTCCCTCTCTTTCTCTCTCTAAAACTCTCACACTCTCTCTCTCTCTCTCTTCCCGCGCTCCGATCACCACCTCTTCATGGCGGTGGAGGTCCCGGAGGACGCCCCATCACCGGGACTCGACGGCGACATCGCCGCAGACCTCGTTATGCAAATCTCAGACGACGACGACAGCTCCGACGGCAGCTCAGTCGGTGAAAACGACGACGTCGAGTCTACAGACTACGAGTCGTCCGAGATGCCCGAGCTGAAGTTCGAGGACGCTGAGTTCGCCGGAGCTTCAACCACATTTGTCGCAGTAAGTATTTAAATTTAGTTAATTAATTACCAGATTAACAACTAATTAGCTCAGTTAGTTAATTAATCATTTCATTAATTCTCGCTGCAGCTAGACGGCGTCGCTTCCCTGAAGGGTTGGCAATGTTACGGTGTTTACCCACTGGAGGGAAAGTTTGAGGGGCAATGCAAGTGGCTGGGCAATTGAGAAGGTGAGTGTTTTTCACTTTGTTCCGATATGTAACTAAACTGATGTAAACTGCTTCAGTATTGTTTTCACTTTGCTCCAGTAAGTAACAAACTGCTGTAAAACGCATAGTATTGTTTTCACTTTCTTGTCTTTGTAGGATGTGGCGGGTTTTGATGAAGGTGATGTAGGGATGGATTATTTTGAAAAGCTTTTAAGGAAGAAGAAGGATTTTGTTTGGGTAGATGAGTGTGATGATGAGGCAATTGAACTCGCTTTCAGCAAGAAGTTTGAGGTGGGAAGTTTGCAGTCTGGTATGCAACTTGATCATGAGGAGAAAGTTGTAACTTATAGTGACTTTGTTGACAAGGAGCTTATACCCTTTTCCATCCTTGTTGTTCTGCAACGCTTATTTCCGTCAATGGTTGATGGCTTGAAGCCTCATCAAAGACAGATTCTATTCGCCTCTTTTAGGATAGAAGACCTTATCAAGGAAGCAATAGTTGCCGAATTTGCTGATTATGTGGCAACAGTCTCGTCTCGTCCTGTGTGTGAGCTCTCGGCATACTATCATGATAGGCAGAGTCTTGACAGTACAATCATTGAAATGGCACAGGCTTGTGTCGGCAGCAAAAACATTAATCTACTTGAAATGGCCCGTCAATTGGTGAGATATTTATCACTCAATAAGATTTCATCATAGTATGCAATTTTATTTTTTGATTTTATGTTTATATTGATTTTTTGCTCCACATATAGGGAGAAGATAATCATCTTTCTATTCAATTTTCTCCTATCACAAGGTTCCTATTTCCGAAGGATGATGACAAGCTTCTGGACTACTTGCATGAAGATGGCATATCTATTGAGCCAACATGGTACTCTTACATTCCCTGCCTGTAAACTAAAGAGTATCACATTCACATTCAAGCTCGGTGCAGTGTTGAGGCCTCTGTTTTTTGTTATACAGGTATTTACCAATTATCCCAACAGTTCTTGTCAATGGTTTTGAAGGTACTGGGCCTACTGGCTGGACCTCTTACATCCCTAGTTTCAATCCAAGAGACATTGTGGAAAACATGAAACGTTTGATTAATGATGATAAAATGGCGCCCATGGTTCCTTGGTATAGAGGCTTTACCGGAACTATTGAGAAAACTGTTACCGATTCTTGTGTGTGCTACACTACTTGTGGGATCATAAAGAGAGAAGATGAGTCAACTCTCAGGATCACAGAGCTGCCAATCGGTTCGTGCATTAAAGATTATTTGGAATTTCTTGGCTCTATCTCGGAAGTGCATGGCTTGGCCGAGGATCATATGATTAAGGTAAAGTCAACAGAATACTTGCGCCTATCTCACCGCATATACCTTAAGTGTTAAGATGCAGTTCAGGTCTTTATGTTTCTAATGGAAATTATGTATGCGCTGCAGGGTTATGAAGATTTTTCCAACATAGATGTTGACATTCTCATCCACTTGTCTGATACTGTGAAGAACTTGAAAGAAGCAGTAAAGAGGATTTGTGTAAGACGTTTAAACTGACGAGTATAAGAAGCATGAGTAACATGCACCTATTTAATCCTAAAGGCAAGATTAAGAGATATGACACTCCAGAGCAAAGTATGAGTTAACATAGCTGGCTTTTGGTGGTCTACTTAATTCTTGGTGATACAATATATAACCAGAGTTTCTGTTTGCTTTTGATCTTCGCAGTTCTTGAGGAATTGTTTCATCTAAGACTCCAATTCTATGAGAAAAGAAAGGTGAGTTTACTTATGGTTATCAAAGCAGATGTAATTGTGGAACTTTTTGAACACAATAGAATGGTAAGTGCATTACTATTTTGCATGCAGACAGCACTATTGCTCACCCTTAGATCGCATTTGTCAAAATTGGAAAACAAGGTTGCACTTATGAGTGGTGTCTTAGATAGTGGAGTGGTTGATGTCAATAAACTTAGCACTGACCTGTATATAAAAGCCATGTCAATTATTACGCTCGTCTCCAGAGATAGTTGTCCAGAAATGTTGCAAGTATTATTGGCTGATATAGATAGGATCAACCTGAAGGTTAAAAAGTTGGAAGGTTCAACTCCAAGGACATTGTGGTTGGAGGAGCTCGCTGCTCTTGAACTGGAACTTGATGTATGTATATTTATTGAC from Fragaria vesca subsp. vesca linkage group LG3, FraVesHawaii_1.0, whole genome shotgun sequence harbors:
- the LOC101299838 gene encoding DNA topoisomerase 2-like gives rise to the protein MSNMHLFNPKVLEELFHLRLQFYEKRKTALLLTLRSHLSKLENKVALMSGVLDSGVVDVNKLSTDLYIKAMSIITLVSRDSCPEMLQVLLADIDRINLKVKKLEGSTPRTLWLEELAALELELDKLEKQKFIGLHLPVLHWKQMKMDVAAVPRLQQQSELQKLLHMVEELNSK